AGGCCCCAGAGCCCCTTCTCTTGGCCACTGGGTTATACTCTCCCCTGCCAGGACCTggagacaaaagagaaaacttgCAACCCAGTCATTGTGTGGAACAACAACTTTGCTTCCTGAATCTTCTTCATTGTAAGAAACTCCTTTTTTCTtacttctctgcttcctccttaGACAGGTCCTTATCTAGAGGCAAAAATGGACCCTCCCCCATCAGACTGGGAGCTTCCTGGGCTAGGGTGGGGCCAGGGTGCAGGGAGTGGGGAGTTATGCTGAGTGATGAGGGATACAGCAGGGAGAGGACAGAAGTTCAGGTGTGGGGGCAGCGGGAAGGGCTGATGGGATTTGCGATCCTGGCTGCTGAATCCTTCCCGGGCCGTGTCTGTCCAGGGCAGGATGACCCAGGAGCTCAGCGAGAAGGACCTGCTGCGGATGGAGGTGGAGCAGCTGCAGAAGGAAGTGAAGAACTCAAGGGTCCCGGTGAGCCTCCTGGCTCCTCCCTGCTCATCCCTTCCTGTTCCTGGGACGCGAAGGCGGAAGGGATGGAAAGGGATGGCGGGCCTTTCCAGGACAGCAGAGGCAGCGATAGGTGCCTCTGGGATGGGGGAGGATGTAGGAGGCTGGGGTTTGACCCCAAGAAGCGCCACCTTCCCTGAGCTCAGGAGAGAGCCTCGGGGCCTGGGAGAGCGCAGCATGTCCATGTCTCGGATCCTGAGAAAGCTCCCGGGGCTGTAACCATATCTTGTGTTCTCACAGATTTCCCAGACGGGAAAGGAAATCAAGGATTATGTGGAGGCCCAAGCAGGAAACGACCCTCTTCTCAAAGGCATCCCTGAGGACAAGAACCCCTTTAGGGAGAAAGGCTCCTGCATGATAAGCTGATGGCACCGGAGCCCTCACCCCGAATGTCTGTCCCTCCTCGGCCAGCACCAAGTACCCTAGGACACTCAGGGAGCCAGCGAATTTTCACCTTCTGTTCGTCACAGAATGAGTAAAGATTCCTGAATGAAGGTGGCCTTGTGCATCTATTCCCCAATCCCACCTTCCactcttttctcctccccctctGGGTCCCTGCTGCCCCGGCTGGGAACACTCCCAGGAGAGCTCCCGGCAGCTGGCACTGCGGGTGGCAGGGCGTGGAGAGCCGTCCTTAGGAAGCACTCACTCCTCCTTAGAACTCCTGCACCTTTTCCCTCCGCTCTCTTCCTAGGAAAAAGGCATTTCCCCATTACAATAGTTTGGGTTGGGGGCCCGGGGTCAAGGGGTCCTTATTCCCCATCTCATGTCCAATCCCCCCCAGATGACCCGATGACAAAAAGAGTTTGTGAAGTTatgatttcataatttatttaatattgttgagtgtctactatgtgccaggcacctgggATGGAAGAGTGGGTAGGATTAACACGGCTTCTGTTTTCGTGTAATTTTGCAGAGAAGACATGAAACAATTTACAATGAAGTCTATAAAAGCTGCCATGGGGAGAGTCAAGGGCGGTGTAAGAACACACAGCAGACAGACGACGGGCAGTGAGCATGGATGCAGGGCAGGCCAAGGTGGATGAGAGTGGAGGGGGCGCAGAACAGAGGCTAGAGAAACACAGGGCTGGAGGCGGGGGGCCAGGGCCAGTCTCGAAGGACCTTTCTGTGAGCTCAgtcacttcctccttcctcctaaGGTCAAGAGGAGGCCTAGGAAGGTGTCTGAGCAGCCAAGAGACAGGCTTCGCTTAGCAGAATGGGGACTGGACCCTGGTAAGGGCTGGGGATGCCCTGATGGGTGAGACTGGCTCCCAGGCCTTGTCAGCAAGGAGAGGACTGTCTCAAGGAGCCACAGACTAACTGACACTCTCTATATAACGTCTGCGTGCGATTTGGGAGGAGCCCACAGGAGGGCCACCTAATCTCGCTGAATAGGCACACTGAGTCCTGGGAGGGAGGCCAGGAAAGGTTTCTAGGAGGAAGTGGTAGCTGGAGCTGAGTCCTAAAGGGTTAAGTTGCAAAGGGGCAGATGGTTGAAGGGCCAGTGTAAGCAGAGGCATGGATATGAGAAAAAAGAACCTGGTTTGAATGGGAACACCAGTGAGGCAGGACTGGGGGTGTCAAGAGGGAGGCCTGGGTCGGTAGGGTCTGCTGGTTAGAGAGGTGGGCTCAGATCTCGCTTGTTCAACTGAACAATCTTATCTGCTGCGAGTGACTTGGTAATGTTTTTGGTAAAGAAATTTGCTTTGGACAAGATTGAAAGgggaaagaggccgggcgcggtggctcacgcctgtaatcctagcattctgggaggccgaggcgggtggatcgcttgaggtcgggagtttgagaccagcctgagcaagagtgagaccccgtctctactaaaaaaatagaaagaaattatatggacaactaaaatatatatatacaaaaaattagccgggcatggtggcacatgtctgtaatcccagccactcgggaggctgaggcagtaggatcgcttaagcccaggagtttgaggttgctgtgagctaggctgacgccacggcactcactctagcccgggcaacagagtgagactctgtctcaaaaaaaaaaaaaaaaaaaaaagaaaggggaaagagtGAAGGCGGAGAGGGAGTTAAGGAGGTGCTTGTTAGATCGGGGGAGAGGTGAGAAGGCCTGAATTAGGGCCATGGCTGTAAgtctgagggtggggagggttgaagagttctttgagaaataaagttttcagAGCTCGATATTTCTTTGAGTTCTGGGTGAGGGACGGTGGGTTGCCAAGGATGACGCCCAAGTTTCCAGCTTGGGAGGTTTACTAGATGCGATTGAAAGCAAGTCTCTGAAAACAGACCTAACGTAACACAGTGATCCTACATACAGCTGCAAACTCAGCCTCCCTGCCCCAACCGGCCGCAGCCCAGAGGCACATTACCAAGGGTAAGGTCCTGAGGCCACCATGGTCAAAATCCAGGCTGTCCAGTTCCCAATTCCGTGCTGACTCCATCTCACCATCCGCAACCTAGAGGAAATTCAACCACTCTCAATACACTCCActcaagggaaggaaaagaagaggaatgagaaagagaaaacattgaaATACAATAATTCTTACTTCAGGAAATGGGGAAAGTAAATATTCCATATGGCTCTGGCAGTACGAAAGGAAAAACAGGTGGGAGCTGCAGTCGTGTGGCTGTGGCTCCCTTCTCCCACCACCCAGTCTTTGTTCTCCTACCTTCGGGCAGAATCTCACTGGTTGGAGTTCTGGGTCTAGGGAGGCGACTCTAACCTTTATTCCCGAGGAGTCTGAACCTTTGCTGGGACTCTGTGTAGAGCAGCAGTTTCCTCTGTCTGCCTTCGCTGGGACACTGTGCCCCAGGCGTTCTCTGGCTCCTCCCATACTTTTCCTGGCCATCCCAAGGTGAGGTAACAATCGTAGGATCCCCTAAGTCTCAAGAACAGTCATCCACCCAACACCCTGACCCCCTTTTCTGTCTGTTTAATGAGCCTCAAATGGCCGGGTAGAGATCTCAGCTTCCATTCAAAGGAATTACTACATTGTGGCCCACTAGCAAGTTAGGAGGATGAGAATGATCATTCTGAGCCTGGATCATCAATGCCATCTGAGCCATCCCCACCGCTAGCACACAGACC
The Eulemur rufifrons isolate Redbay chromosome 9, OSU_ERuf_1, whole genome shotgun sequence DNA segment above includes these coding regions:
- the GNGT2 gene encoding guanine nucleotide-binding protein G(I)/G(S)/G(O) subunit gamma-T2 yields the protein MTQELSEKDLLRMEVEQLQKEVKNSRVPISQTGKEIKDYVEAQAGNDPLLKGIPEDKNPFREKGSCMIS